AAGCAGGCGGTTTTGAGGATCGACCACCGGAACGGCGAGAAAATCGTATTTGGAAATCAGCCGGGCAACGGCTTCAACATCCATGCCATGGGCAACCGAAATCACATTGCTTTGCATGATAGCGGATAATTCCGCCTGGGGTTTTGACATGATCAGATCCCGTAAAGTGATCATGCCCAGCAGTTCACGATTTGAATTGGTGATATAGACGTAATAAATGGTTTCCTTGTTCGGTGCCTGCAACCGCAATCGCTCCAGGGCGGTCCGTGCGGTAATGTCCTGGGGCAGATAAGCATATTCGGTTGTCATGACCGAACCGGCTGTGCCTTCCTCATAATTCCAGAGCTGGCGGATTTCATTACGTTCCGCCTGAGCAATCAACGGCATCATTGCTTCGCGGATATCTTCATCCACCCGTTTGAGTAAATCAACCCGATCATCCGGCCCCATGTTTTCAATGAATCGGAGCATGGTCCGGGCGTTGCCTGTTTCCAGGCATGCCTGCTGAGTTTCAATCGTAAGCTGTTCAAACGCCTCAATGGCCTTGCCATTTCCGATCTGAAGCAGAATTTCGATAATCTGCTGGGCCGGCAAAACGGGAAATTCAATTTTTTCAGCGATGTCAGACGGATGCAGCTCACGCAGTGCTTCTATAGTACCAAATTGATCCTCTGGAGCAGACGGAAAAGGTGATACGTGTTCTTGTTCTAATGGAGTCATCGAGCATCTCCTTCCGTTCCTGTTTCCCATCGCAGGGATAACAAGCCGGACGAAAGATGCCTACACCTTAGCGATCAACGGCGTGTGTGAGGCGGGATTCGTATGCCTGCATACCTTTAGACGGGAAAAACGATTGGTTATAATCGCAACCAGATTGTCTGCATAAGTGATAAGGACTACTGCCCGAGTCCCCTTCGTTCATGGTTGTATCCCTTGGTTTAAAGTTAAAATGTTATCTGTTTGTAAAGGCTGTCACTAAAAACAGATAAGGCCGATAGACTGAATAATCACCTGCTAATTATATTATTTGGAATTGAAATTCAAGCAAAATTTCAGAAGGATGCGGGAATGGGGCTGTCTGTGGCGGCATTCACTTCGGGTTGTTTGACTGATCGACGGGCGTACCGGGCGCTATAACGGGCAGATGGCATCGATCGCCACCCGATCGCTGAGAAGCCGCTCGATGTGTGGTTTGTCCGTTTTTAGAAAACGGATACACACCCCGCAGTCTGAACTGATGTGTCTGGGGACAGGAATGACTTTATAGGGCATTTGCTCCTTTTTCAGCAGTTTTTCCGCCATCAGGGTATGATTGACCGAACTGAACAGGGCAACATAATAGTTTGGCTGGTCATTCAGAGGGTCACCAGCTTTCCGGCAGAGAACATTGCCTCGGCGATATCATACATATTGGAAACCATTCCGACATCGAGCTGATCGGTAAGTCCGAAATAATTCAGGCAGGTTCCGCACACCAGGATACGTACGCCTTTTGCCTGAAGTTCTTTTAAATCCTCAAGAACCTCGGAGGATTTTATGGTCAGATTGACCCCCGTGTTTAAAAAAATTATGACATCGGGAATCGGGGATATTTCTCCCAGAGTGTGCATAAAACTTCTGATCAGCACAGAACCCAGTTCTTCGCTACCCCTGCCCATCTGGTCAGCTGAGATGACCGTCACCAGAGGTCCGGAAGTACAGGCGATGTCCGGCTCAGTTTTCCGGCCGGAAATTGAAGCGGTTGAGAGTTGTCCGGGTTCTGACAACTGTCTGTGGATGCTGAGATATATCCCGTCTGTTTTTTCTTCCGCAGATACAGTGCATCCAAGTGAATTCGCCATACGGCTGACATTTTCCCGGGCGGTGGGGTTGTCCACAATTACGGTTATGGCGTCAGCAGTTTCAAGCGCCTTTTTCGTGTTGATTACCGGCTGAGGGCATCCTAAGCCCCGGGCGTCTACGATGATTGGCATGGGGGTTA
The sequence above is drawn from the Desulfobacterales bacterium genome and encodes:
- the yedF gene encoding sulfurtransferase-like selenium metabolism protein YedF; translated protein: MPIIVDARGLGCPQPVINTKKALETADAITVIVDNPTARENVSRMANSLGCTVSAEEKTDGIYLSIHRQLSEPGQLSTASISGRKTEPDIACTSGPLVTVISADQMGRGSEELGSVLIRSFMHTLGEISPIPDVIIFLNTGVNLTIKSSEVLEDLKELQAKGVRILVCGTCLNYFGLTDQLDVGMVSNMYDIAEAMFSAGKLVTL
- the mgtE gene encoding magnesium transporter, with product MTPLEQEHVSPFPSAPEDQFGTIEALRELHPSDIAEKIEFPVLPAQQIIEILLQIGNGKAIEAFEQLTIETQQACLETGNARTMLRFIENMGPDDRVDLLKRVDEDIREAMMPLIAQAERNEIRQLWNYEEGTAGSVMTTEYAYLPQDITARTALERLRLQAPNKETIYYVYITNSNRELLGMITLRDLIMSKPQAELSAIMQSNVISVAHGMDVEAVARLISKYDFLAVPVVDPQNRLLGIITVDDVIDIISAENTEDFQLISGVVPFEESYFKRPLVKLFWNRFLWLAILLFTSVLSVAVMQWHSAALHQMMALAFFIPMVTGTCGNAGTQSATMVVRGLALGEIQSGDIIKVFYRELLMGLALGCALGIMAYFRVALQDNNTMLAFIVATALLATLLTANLTGALIPIFLKKMKLDPALTAGPFIATIIDAVGITIYFQIAILLMKIF
- a CDS encoding DUF3343 domain-containing protein, translated to MFSSVNHTLMAEKLLKKEQMPYKVIPVPRHISSDCGVCIRFLKTDKPHIERLLSDRVAIDAICPL